One window from the genome of Streptomyces sp. NBC_01476 encodes:
- a CDS encoding Fpg/Nei family DNA glycosylase, whose translation MPEGHTIHRLAQDCRERFAGWDVRVSSPQGKFSDSAALLDGAVLDAVDAHGKHLFLGFGDLGWVHIHLGLIGKVAFDERGTPGTVRLRIAGGSRGEHMLNLRGPAACELLTGPEKQAIHARLGPDPLRPDDDPDRVWARISRSRLPTAALLMDQKIIAGVGNVYRAEVLFRQGVDPYLPGRDLPRPVWDAIWADLVALMREGVRTNRIDTVRPEHEPEAMGRPPRRDDHGGEVYVYRRAALPCLVCGTEVRTEPLAARNLFWCPACQPARG comes from the coding sequence ATGCCCGAGGGCCACACGATCCACCGGCTCGCGCAGGACTGCCGGGAGCGGTTCGCCGGCTGGGACGTGCGGGTCAGCAGCCCGCAGGGCAAGTTCTCCGACAGCGCGGCGCTGCTGGACGGCGCCGTGCTGGACGCGGTGGACGCGCACGGCAAGCACCTCTTCCTCGGCTTCGGCGACCTTGGCTGGGTGCACATCCACCTCGGCCTGATCGGGAAGGTCGCCTTCGACGAGCGCGGGACGCCCGGCACGGTCCGGCTGCGGATCGCCGGCGGCAGCCGCGGCGAGCACATGCTCAATCTGCGCGGCCCGGCCGCCTGCGAACTCCTCACAGGACCGGAGAAACAGGCCATTCACGCCCGCCTGGGCCCCGACCCGCTGCGCCCGGACGACGACCCGGACCGGGTCTGGGCCCGGATCTCGCGCTCCCGGCTGCCGACCGCCGCCCTGCTGATGGACCAGAAGATCATCGCCGGGGTGGGCAACGTGTACCGCGCCGAGGTGCTCTTCCGGCAGGGCGTGGACCCGTACCTGCCCGGCCGCGACCTGCCCCGCCCGGTGTGGGACGCGATATGGGCCGACCTGGTGGCCTTGATGCGCGAGGGCGTGCGCACCAACCGGATCGACACCGTGCGGCCCGAGCACGAGCCCGAGGCGATGGGCCGGCCACCGCGCAGGGACGACCACGGCGGCGAGGTGTACGTCTACCGCCGGGCCGCCCTGCCGTGCCTGGTCTGCGGCACCGAGGTGCGCACCGAACCCCTCGCGGCGCGAAACCTCTTCTGGTGCCCCGCCTGCCAGCCCGCGCGCGGCTGA
- a CDS encoding ribose-5-phosphate isomerase, whose product MRVYLGSDHAGFEVKNHLVEWLTANGHTPVDCGPHLYDAGDDYPPYCLRAATRTVEDPGSLGIVIGGSGNGEQIAANKVTGVRAALAWSEQTATLAREHNDANVLSIGARMHSQEDVVKFVEIFVTTPYSHEERHQRRIDMLAAYEATGELPPLPAGRPAQD is encoded by the coding sequence ATGCGCGTCTACCTCGGTTCCGACCACGCCGGCTTCGAAGTCAAGAACCACCTCGTGGAGTGGCTCACCGCCAACGGCCACACCCCCGTGGACTGCGGGCCGCACCTCTACGACGCGGGTGACGACTACCCGCCGTACTGCCTGCGCGCGGCGACCCGCACGGTCGAGGACCCCGGCAGCCTCGGCATCGTGATCGGCGGGTCCGGCAACGGCGAGCAGATCGCCGCCAACAAGGTCACCGGCGTCCGCGCCGCGCTCGCCTGGAGCGAGCAGACCGCCACCCTGGCCCGGGAGCACAACGACGCCAATGTGCTGAGCATCGGCGCCCGGATGCACTCGCAGGAGGACGTGGTGAAGTTCGTCGAGATCTTCGTCACCACCCCCTACTCGCACGAGGAGCGCCACCAGCGCCGTATCGACATGCTCGCCGCGTACGAGGCCACCGGCGAGCTGCCCCCGCTCCCGGCCGGCCGGCCGGCGCAGGACTGA
- a CDS encoding biotin transporter BioY, producing MSTAAPAAHGPVLADLLPASRLRDAALVLGGAALTGLAAQLSVPVPGSPVPVTGQTFAALLAGAALGPRRAFAALGLYAAAGAAGLPWFAGATSGFTMPTFGYILGMLLAAPVVGALARRGADRTPARTAAAMVLGSLLIYALGVPYLAVSAHLPAGQALALGLKPYLLGDALKAALAMTALPATWRLVSRG from the coding sequence ATGAGTACCGCTGCCCCCGCCGCCCACGGCCCCGTGCTGGCCGACCTGCTGCCCGCCTCCCGGCTCCGCGACGCCGCCCTCGTCCTCGGCGGCGCCGCCCTCACCGGCCTCGCCGCCCAGCTCTCCGTCCCGGTCCCCGGCTCCCCGGTCCCGGTCACCGGCCAGACCTTCGCCGCCCTGCTGGCCGGCGCCGCGCTCGGCCCCCGCCGCGCCTTCGCCGCCCTCGGCCTCTACGCCGCGGCCGGCGCGGCGGGCCTGCCCTGGTTCGCCGGCGCCACCTCCGGCTTCACCATGCCCACCTTCGGCTACATCCTCGGCATGCTGCTGGCCGCCCCGGTCGTCGGCGCCCTCGCCCGCCGCGGCGCCGACCGCACCCCGGCGCGCACAGCCGCCGCCATGGTGCTCGGCTCGCTGCTCATCTACGCCCTCGGCGTCCCCTACCTCGCCGTCTCGGCCCACCTCCCGGCCGGCCAGGCCCTGGCCCTGGGCCTCAAGCCCTACCTCCTCGGCGACGCCCTCAAGGCCGCCCTGGCGATGACCGCCCTGCCGGCCACCTGGCGCCTGGTGAGCCGCGGCTGA
- a CDS encoding VOC family protein, with the protein MPHLGLVSVVVRDYDEAIAFYRDALGFELREDTPRGDGSRWVVVAPPGARETALLLARAATPGQADRVGDQTGGRVGLFLNTDDFDRDYKRMVAAGVVFEEEPRYESYGAVVVFQDLYGNRWDLIQPA; encoded by the coding sequence ATGCCACACCTCGGACTGGTGAGCGTCGTCGTGCGCGACTACGACGAAGCCATCGCCTTCTACCGTGACGCCCTCGGCTTCGAACTGCGTGAGGACACCCCGCGCGGCGACGGCAGCCGCTGGGTCGTCGTCGCCCCGCCCGGCGCCCGCGAGACCGCGCTGCTGCTGGCCCGCGCCGCCACCCCCGGTCAGGCCGACCGGGTCGGCGACCAGACCGGCGGCCGGGTCGGCCTCTTCCTCAACACCGACGACTTCGACCGTGACTACAAACGGATGGTCGCGGCCGGCGTCGTCTTCGAGGAGGAGCCGCGCTACGAGTCGTACGGCGCCGTGGTGGTCTTCCAGGACCTCTACGGCAACCGGTGGGATCTGATCCAGCCGGCCTGA